In the Halobellus sp. MBLA0158 genome, one interval contains:
- a CDS encoding helix-turn-helix domain-containing protein, whose amino-acid sequence MAPKTVESNLQKRPVEEVNFSRGDASYKMSSVAMKHIRITVRPDLDRAPPFLRYLLDAEAHEEARAIDWNRGDSERSTHLYAIAGDGNTFAELARETDGVESVELSAPDARVSYALIELQDAAVPIFGGSATAIDRAGLVVRRPLVYRDGRIHGHIVGDPNTLQSTIDDLPGSVSVQIETIRQFPSADVNPATTLSDRQREALQAAVALGYYDTPREATHADIADELDCAPNTASEHLQKGEAKLVRAGLAAFTSSL is encoded by the coding sequence ATGGCCCCGAAGACAGTGGAATCGAATCTACAGAAACGCCCAGTCGAGGAGGTGAATTTTAGCCGTGGTGACGCGTCATACAAGATGTCGTCAGTCGCTATGAAACACATCCGGATCACAGTCCGTCCCGATCTCGACCGGGCACCCCCGTTTCTACGGTACTTACTGGATGCAGAGGCGCATGAGGAAGCACGGGCTATCGACTGGAACCGCGGCGATTCGGAGCGTTCGACGCACCTCTACGCGATCGCCGGCGACGGCAACACCTTCGCCGAACTGGCACGGGAGACGGACGGCGTCGAATCAGTCGAACTCTCGGCCCCCGACGCTCGCGTGTCGTACGCGCTCATCGAACTACAGGACGCGGCAGTCCCGATATTCGGCGGGTCCGCAACGGCGATCGACCGCGCCGGACTGGTGGTTCGGCGACCACTCGTCTACCGCGATGGCCGCATCCACGGCCACATCGTCGGCGATCCGAACACACTACAATCGACGATTGATGACCTCCCGGGGAGTGTTTCCGTACAGATCGAGACGATTCGACAGTTCCCGAGCGCCGACGTGAATCCGGCCACGACGCTGAGCGACCGGCAACGAGAAGCGCTTCAAGCAGCTGTCGCGTTGGGATACTACGATACGCCGCGCGAGGCTACACACGCCGACATCGCCGACGAGTTAGACTGCGCGCCGAACACAGCGAGCGAACATCTTCAAAAAGGCGAGGCGAAACTCGTCAGGGCCGGGCTAGCAGCGTTCACGTCGTCACTGTGA
- the merB gene encoding organomercurial lyase, which translates to MCNTDGDTATGGCCGAGEQKPEDGAGHWLGDVTLDQQLPADLQAALGRFLGVGSVDTLNEWSALIRGQTGGAISADHLCHTDEETGHWGEVDGERHHFQCFYDAVVLAALTDRPVDIHTVSPGGTAIEARAVSGEDLSVTPESAVFSLGIASDAHERSGGAPTLQDSYAAICPYVKAFPNRDAYEQWADEVPAATVATPLSGATAFARALTTEGDDD; encoded by the coding sequence ATGTGCAACACAGACGGCGATACCGCGACCGGCGGCTGTTGTGGCGCAGGCGAACAGAAACCCGAAGACGGGGCCGGCCACTGGCTGGGCGATGTCACCCTCGACCAGCAACTCCCCGCAGACCTGCAAGCGGCGCTCGGTCGGTTCCTCGGCGTCGGGTCAGTCGATACACTAAACGAGTGGAGCGCACTGATTCGGGGGCAAACCGGTGGGGCCATCAGTGCTGACCACCTCTGTCACACCGACGAGGAAACCGGCCACTGGGGCGAGGTGGACGGCGAGCGCCACCACTTCCAGTGTTTCTACGACGCAGTCGTCCTCGCCGCGCTCACGGACCGGCCGGTCGACATCCACACCGTCAGCCCCGGTGGAACTGCCATCGAAGCGCGTGCCGTCAGCGGGGAGGACCTATCGGTTACGCCCGAGTCGGCCGTCTTCTCGCTTGGCATCGCGTCGGACGCCCACGAGCGGTCCGGGGGCGCCCCAACGCTGCAGGATAGCTACGCCGCCATCTGCCCGTACGTCAAAGCCTTCCCGAACCGCGACGCGTACGAGCAGTGGGCCGACGAGGTTCCGGCCGCGACGGTAGCCACACCCCTCTCGGGCGCGACGGCGTTCGCCCGGGCGCTGACCACGGAGGGAGACGATGACTGA